The proteins below come from a single Alligator mississippiensis isolate rAllMis1 chromosome 2, rAllMis1, whole genome shotgun sequence genomic window:
- the ISM2 gene encoding isthmin-2 isoform X1 has protein sequence MACFEVQASCFFFSGMLRAPIFQLLCVALSLRTTVPLSCPLRYVAGKTSRMVVCEVVSIGLELELLNLSFQVSTSSDTRSAQEEEMPQSSKVRGLRRSGPAGLRRHKRRWSSQQATRNQLLPLQSSRTSQEESTPFVLDLQNLPGLASVNLSAQNPNIQVTIEVVDDPQAEMEMDLLKETSNDWSLTSSEWLSHRDLFWPLFWEYTDPTEEEEEDDNLDIEDRGEEEEEEEDYTAEYDEEEVTLSGVGGNWDQRWSGQKNWIFKEKYNYDYEDEEEWSPWSPCSVTCGSGNQKRTRSCGYACTATESRTCDLLQCPGADGELVFTTETPFEGENTTEMFNSEVDSCEKWLNCKSDFLTKYLSKVLTDLPSCPCSYPLEAVYSAVNLRDEYHGKNFRWRDASGPKERLDIYKPTARFCLRSMLSLDSTTLAAQHCCYDEHTRLITRGKGAGVPNLISTEFSPELHYKVDMLPWILCKGDWSRYHAVRPPNNGQQCADNPTEEEYLSQLQEAKEY, from the exons ATGGCATGTTTTGAGGTGCAAGCCTCgtgttttttcttttcaggcATGCTTCGTGCACCTATTTTTCAACTCCTGTGTGTTGCTCTTAGCCTCAGAACAACAGTGCCCCTGTCCTGTCCCTTGCGTTATGTTGCAGGGAAGACATCCAGAATGGTAGTTTGTGAAGTGGTCAGCATTGGTTTAGAGCTGGAATTGCTGAATCTCTCATTTCAGGTTTCTACTTCGTCTGACACCCGTTCAGCCCAGGAAGAAGAGATGCCACAGTCCAGCAAGGTTCGGGGTCTGAGGAGaagtgggccagcagggctgcgCCGGCATAAGCGCCGGTGGTCATCCCAGCAGGCTACTAGGAACCAGCTGTTGCCACTCCAGTCCAGCAGGACTAGCCAGGAGGAGAGCACACCCTTTGTACTGGACTTGCAGAACCTGCCAGGGTTGGCCAGTGTCAACCTGAGTGCTCAGAACCCAAATATACAG GTGACCATTGAGGTGGTGGATGATCCTCAGGCAGAGATGGAGATGGACCTGCTGAAAGAGACTAGCAATGACTGGTCCCTGACCTCCTCTGAGTGGCTGTCCCACAGAGACCTCTTCTGGCCACTCTTCTGGGAATACACAGACCccactgaggaggaggaggaagatgacaACCTAGACATAGAGGataggggggaagaggaagaagaggaggaggattaCACAGCAGAGTATGATGAAGAGGAGGTGACACTGAGCGGAGTGGGAGGCAACTGGGACCAGAGATGGTCAGGGCAAAAGAACTGgatctttaaagaaaaatataattatg ACTATGAAGATGAAGAGGAATGGAGTCCTTGGTCCCCTTGCAGTGTAACTTGTGGTAGTGGCAACCAGAAGAGGACTCGGTCCTGTGGCTATGCCTGCACAGCCACTGAGTCAAGAACCTGTGACCTACTCCAGTGCCCTG GAGCTGATGGGGAGTTGGTCTTCACTACCGAGACACCATTTGAGGGGGAGAACACCACAGAGATGTTCAACTCAG AAGTGGACAGCTGTGAGAAATGGCTGAACTGCAAAAGTGACTTCCTCACTAAGTACCTGAGCAAGGTGCTGACAGATctgcccagctgcccctgctcctacCCCCTGGAGGCAGTTTACAGTGCTGTGAACCTGCGGGACGAGTACCATGGCAAGAATTTCCGGTGGCGGGATGCTAGCGGGCCCAAGGAGCGGCTGGACATCTACAAGCCCACAGCCCGCTTCTGCCTACGCTCCATGCTCTCCTTGGACAGCACCACACTGGCTGCCCAACACTGCTGCTATGACGAGCACACCCGTCTCATCACACGGGGCAAGGGGGCTGGTGTTCCTAACCTTATCAGCACGGAGTTCTCCCCAGAGCTGCACTACAAGGTGGACATGCTGCCTTGGATTCTGTGCAAGGGGGACTGGAGTCGCTACCACGCTGTTCGGCCCCCCAACAATGGGCAACAGTGTGCAGATAACCCCACCGAGGAGGAAtacctctcccagctgcaggaggccaAGGAGTATTAG
- the ISM2 gene encoding isthmin-2 isoform X2: protein MSARRGKAGLVLGLVLLAALLAAARGLPLRRARGGASAKERSSKLAEVSTSSDTRSAQEEEMPQSSKVRGLRRSGPAGLRRHKRRWSSQQATRNQLLPLQSSRTSQEESTPFVLDLQNLPGLASVNLSAQNPNIQVTIEVVDDPQAEMEMDLLKETSNDWSLTSSEWLSHRDLFWPLFWEYTDPTEEEEEDDNLDIEDRGEEEEEEEDYTAEYDEEEVTLSGVGGNWDQRWSGQKNWIFKEKYNYDYEDEEEWSPWSPCSVTCGSGNQKRTRSCGYACTATESRTCDLLQCPGADGELVFTTETPFEGENTTEMFNSEVDSCEKWLNCKSDFLTKYLSKVLTDLPSCPCSYPLEAVYSAVNLRDEYHGKNFRWRDASGPKERLDIYKPTARFCLRSMLSLDSTTLAAQHCCYDEHTRLITRGKGAGVPNLISTEFSPELHYKVDMLPWILCKGDWSRYHAVRPPNNGQQCADNPTEEEYLSQLQEAKEY, encoded by the exons GTTTCTACTTCGTCTGACACCCGTTCAGCCCAGGAAGAAGAGATGCCACAGTCCAGCAAGGTTCGGGGTCTGAGGAGaagtgggccagcagggctgcgCCGGCATAAGCGCCGGTGGTCATCCCAGCAGGCTACTAGGAACCAGCTGTTGCCACTCCAGTCCAGCAGGACTAGCCAGGAGGAGAGCACACCCTTTGTACTGGACTTGCAGAACCTGCCAGGGTTGGCCAGTGTCAACCTGAGTGCTCAGAACCCAAATATACAG GTGACCATTGAGGTGGTGGATGATCCTCAGGCAGAGATGGAGATGGACCTGCTGAAAGAGACTAGCAATGACTGGTCCCTGACCTCCTCTGAGTGGCTGTCCCACAGAGACCTCTTCTGGCCACTCTTCTGGGAATACACAGACCccactgaggaggaggaggaagatgacaACCTAGACATAGAGGataggggggaagaggaagaagaggaggaggattaCACAGCAGAGTATGATGAAGAGGAGGTGACACTGAGCGGAGTGGGAGGCAACTGGGACCAGAGATGGTCAGGGCAAAAGAACTGgatctttaaagaaaaatataattatg ACTATGAAGATGAAGAGGAATGGAGTCCTTGGTCCCCTTGCAGTGTAACTTGTGGTAGTGGCAACCAGAAGAGGACTCGGTCCTGTGGCTATGCCTGCACAGCCACTGAGTCAAGAACCTGTGACCTACTCCAGTGCCCTG GAGCTGATGGGGAGTTGGTCTTCACTACCGAGACACCATTTGAGGGGGAGAACACCACAGAGATGTTCAACTCAG AAGTGGACAGCTGTGAGAAATGGCTGAACTGCAAAAGTGACTTCCTCACTAAGTACCTGAGCAAGGTGCTGACAGATctgcccagctgcccctgctcctacCCCCTGGAGGCAGTTTACAGTGCTGTGAACCTGCGGGACGAGTACCATGGCAAGAATTTCCGGTGGCGGGATGCTAGCGGGCCCAAGGAGCGGCTGGACATCTACAAGCCCACAGCCCGCTTCTGCCTACGCTCCATGCTCTCCTTGGACAGCACCACACTGGCTGCCCAACACTGCTGCTATGACGAGCACACCCGTCTCATCACACGGGGCAAGGGGGCTGGTGTTCCTAACCTTATCAGCACGGAGTTCTCCCCAGAGCTGCACTACAAGGTGGACATGCTGCCTTGGATTCTGTGCAAGGGGGACTGGAGTCGCTACCACGCTGTTCGGCCCCCCAACAATGGGCAACAGTGTGCAGATAACCCCACCGAGGAGGAAtacctctcccagctgcaggaggccaAGGAGTATTAG
- the ISM2 gene encoding isthmin-2 isoform X3, with product MACFEVQASCFFFSGMLRAPIFQLLCVALSLRTTVPLSCPLRYVAGKTSRMVVCEVVSIGLELELLNLSFQVSTSSDTRSAQEEEMPQSSKVRGLRRSGPAGLRRHKRRWSSQQATRNQLLPLQSSRTSQEESTPFVLDLQNLPGLASVNLSAQNPNIQVTIEVVDDPQAEMEMDLLKETSNDWSLTSSEWLSHRDLFWPLFWEYTDPTEEEEEDDNLDIEDRGEEEEEEEDYTAEYDEEEVTLSGVGGNWDQRWSGQKNWIFKEKYNYDYEDEEEWSPWSPCSVTCGSGNQKRTRSCGYACTATESRTCDLLQCPEVDSCEKWLNCKSDFLTKYLSKVLTDLPSCPCSYPLEAVYSAVNLRDEYHGKNFRWRDASGPKERLDIYKPTARFCLRSMLSLDSTTLAAQHCCYDEHTRLITRGKGAGVPNLISTEFSPELHYKVDMLPWILCKGDWSRYHAVRPPNNGQQCADNPTEEEYLSQLQEAKEY from the exons ATGGCATGTTTTGAGGTGCAAGCCTCgtgttttttcttttcaggcATGCTTCGTGCACCTATTTTTCAACTCCTGTGTGTTGCTCTTAGCCTCAGAACAACAGTGCCCCTGTCCTGTCCCTTGCGTTATGTTGCAGGGAAGACATCCAGAATGGTAGTTTGTGAAGTGGTCAGCATTGGTTTAGAGCTGGAATTGCTGAATCTCTCATTTCAGGTTTCTACTTCGTCTGACACCCGTTCAGCCCAGGAAGAAGAGATGCCACAGTCCAGCAAGGTTCGGGGTCTGAGGAGaagtgggccagcagggctgcgCCGGCATAAGCGCCGGTGGTCATCCCAGCAGGCTACTAGGAACCAGCTGTTGCCACTCCAGTCCAGCAGGACTAGCCAGGAGGAGAGCACACCCTTTGTACTGGACTTGCAGAACCTGCCAGGGTTGGCCAGTGTCAACCTGAGTGCTCAGAACCCAAATATACAG GTGACCATTGAGGTGGTGGATGATCCTCAGGCAGAGATGGAGATGGACCTGCTGAAAGAGACTAGCAATGACTGGTCCCTGACCTCCTCTGAGTGGCTGTCCCACAGAGACCTCTTCTGGCCACTCTTCTGGGAATACACAGACCccactgaggaggaggaggaagatgacaACCTAGACATAGAGGataggggggaagaggaagaagaggaggaggattaCACAGCAGAGTATGATGAAGAGGAGGTGACACTGAGCGGAGTGGGAGGCAACTGGGACCAGAGATGGTCAGGGCAAAAGAACTGgatctttaaagaaaaatataattatg ACTATGAAGATGAAGAGGAATGGAGTCCTTGGTCCCCTTGCAGTGTAACTTGTGGTAGTGGCAACCAGAAGAGGACTCGGTCCTGTGGCTATGCCTGCACAGCCACTGAGTCAAGAACCTGTGACCTACTCCAGTGCCCTG AAGTGGACAGCTGTGAGAAATGGCTGAACTGCAAAAGTGACTTCCTCACTAAGTACCTGAGCAAGGTGCTGACAGATctgcccagctgcccctgctcctacCCCCTGGAGGCAGTTTACAGTGCTGTGAACCTGCGGGACGAGTACCATGGCAAGAATTTCCGGTGGCGGGATGCTAGCGGGCCCAAGGAGCGGCTGGACATCTACAAGCCCACAGCCCGCTTCTGCCTACGCTCCATGCTCTCCTTGGACAGCACCACACTGGCTGCCCAACACTGCTGCTATGACGAGCACACCCGTCTCATCACACGGGGCAAGGGGGCTGGTGTTCCTAACCTTATCAGCACGGAGTTCTCCCCAGAGCTGCACTACAAGGTGGACATGCTGCCTTGGATTCTGTGCAAGGGGGACTGGAGTCGCTACCACGCTGTTCGGCCCCCCAACAATGGGCAACAGTGTGCAGATAACCCCACCGAGGAGGAAtacctctcccagctgcaggaggccaAGGAGTATTAG